The following proteins are co-located in the Onychomys torridus chromosome 6, mOncTor1.1, whole genome shotgun sequence genome:
- the LOC118585150 gene encoding histone-lysine N-methyltransferase SETDB1-like, which yields MSSLPGCISLDAATAAADSEDIAELQQAVVEELGISMEELRQFIDEELEKMDCIQQRKKQLAELETWVVQKESEVAYVDQLLDDASSSVKLWLP from the coding sequence ATGTCCTCCCTCCCTGGGTGCATTAGCTTGGACGCAGCAACAGCTGCAGCTGACTCTGAAGACATTGCTGAGCTgcagcaggcagtggtggaagAGCTGGGCATCTCAATGGAGGAACTTCGTCAGTTCATTGATGAAGAACTGGAAAAGATGGACTGCATACAGCAGCGGAAGAAGCAGCTAGCAGAGCTGGAGACGTGGGTGGTACAGAAAGAGTCTGAGGTGGCTTATGTTGACCAGCTACTTGATGATGCATCCAG